A genomic window from Phoenix dactylifera cultivar Barhee BC4 chromosome 7, palm_55x_up_171113_PBpolish2nd_filt_p, whole genome shotgun sequence includes:
- the LOC103715563 gene encoding glucan endo-1,3-beta-glucosidase 6-like, translating to MATGRGWWVSPVLGVISWLCLVVAVSGIGANWGMQTSHPLPPSVVVRMLRENGFQKVKLFDAEEGSMNALRKSGLEVMVGIPNDMLAVLATSVKAAERWVKANVSDYINGGVNIRYVAVGNEPFLETYNGSFLQSTFPSLQNIQGALVKAGLSSQVKVTVPLNADVYQSSSGRPSDGDFRSDIRDLMLAIVKFLSDNAAPFTVNIYPFISLYSDPNFPVEYAFFDGSSAPVVDGSATYDNMFDANHDTLIWALKKNGFENLPVIVGEIGWPTDGDMNANIQYAQRFNQGFMTHIATGQGTPMRPGPIDVYLFSFIDEDEKSIQPGNFERHWGIFTYDGLPKYQLNLRTTNSGSLARAKNVKYLDKKWCVLKPSVNLDDSRIAPSASYACANGDCTSLGYKTSCGDLDARGNISYAFNSYYQKNDQDDVACGFSNLATITNRDPSTGSCRFEIMIEADSGISWTVWQIRYQRENLLLCVFVQLFLTLL from the exons ATGGCGACGGGTAGGGGATGGTGGGTTTCGCCGGTCCTGGGGGTGATTTCTTGGCTGTGCCTGGTGGTCGCCGTGAGTGGGATCGGTGCCAACTGGGGGATGCAGACGAGCCACCCGCTGCCGCCTTCCGTGGTGGTGCGGATGCTCAGGGAGAATGGGTTCCAGAAGGTGAAGCTGTTTGACGCGGAGGAAGGGAGTATGAATGCCCTCAGGAAGAGCGGGCTCGAGGTGATGGTTGGCATCCCCAACGACATGCTCGCAGTGCTGGCGACGAGCGTCAAGGCCGCGGAGCGCTGGGTCAAGGCAAATGTCTCCGACTACATCAACGGTGGAGTTAATATCAG GTACGTTGCTGTTGGAAATGAACCTTTCTTGGAGACTTATAATGGGAGTTTTCTGCAATCAACCTTTCCATCCCTCCAAAATATTCAAGGTGCCCTCGTAAAAGCGGGTCTGAGCAGCCAAGTTAAAGTCACCGTTCCCCTTAATGCTGATGTCTACCAATCATCAAGTGGCCGACCTTCGGATGGGGACTTCCGCTCTGACATCCGCGATCTCATGCTTGCTATCGTCAAGTTCCTCAGCGACAATGCTGCTCCCTTCACTGTAAACATCTATCCTTTTATCAGCCTCTACAGCGACCCCAACTTTCCTGTGGAATATGCCTTCTTTGATGGATCCTCGGCTCCTGTTGTTGATGGTTCGGCAACCTATGACAACATGTTTGACGCAAACCATGATACTCTCATATGGGCCTTGAAGAAGAATGGCTTTGAAAATCTCCCCGTCATTGTTGGTGAAATTGGTTGGCCCACGGATGGGGACATGAATGCAAATATTCAGTATGCTCAAAGATTCAATCAGGGTTTCATGACCCACATTGCAACGGGGCAGGGCACACCAATGAGACCAGGACCTATTGATGTATACCTCTTTAGTTTCATCGATGAGGATGAAAAGAGCATCCAGCCAGGAAATTTTGAGCGGCACTGGGGTATATTTACTTATGATGGGTTGCCCAAGTATCAACTTAATCTCAGGACGACGAACTCAGGTTCTTTAGCAAGGGCCAAGAATGTCAAGTATCTGGACAAGAAGTGGTGTGTCTTGAAGCCTTCAGTCAATCTCGATGATTCAAGGATCGCTCCTAGCGCGAGCTATGCATGCGCGAATGGGGACTGCACCAGCCTTGGATATAAGACTTCATGTGGTGATTTGGATGCACGAGGGAACATTTCATATGCATTCAACAGTTATTACCAGAAGAACGATCAGGATGATGTGGCTTGTGGATTTTCGAACTTAGCAACCATCACAAACAGGGACCCATCCACTGGGAGTTGCAGGTTTGAGATCATGATCGAGGCTGATTCTGGAATCTCATGGACTGTATGGCAAATCAGATACCAGAGAGAGAATCTTCTGCTGTGTGTATTTGTTCAACTATTTTTGACATTGCTGTGA